A region of the Bacillota bacterium genome:
GGCAATGGCGCGACTAGCCGATGCTTGCGCCCGACACGGCAAGGCATGGGGAATCGCGGGCAACGTGCCGCCTCCCAAAGAGCAGTATGCTATGGGTGCGCGCTTTTTCACCGTGGCGCATGAAATGGGTCTGCTGATGGATGGGTTCCGCCAAGCGAAGGAGACGTTTGAGAAAGAGTTGGCAGGGTAGGGCAGCGGTGGACTGCCAGCCTTCACGTGTGTTCGTCTTCATGCGCGAGCATATCGGCGATGTGGTGAACAGCACGGCGGCGTTGTACTGCCTGCGTCGGCGGTTTGCGGAGGCTTATCTCTGCGTGGAGGTGGGCGAGCGAGCGGCAGAGGTGCTGCGGAACTTCCCGGGTATCGACGAACTCTGGCTACGTCCCACCCATCAGGGGCTGTGGGGCAAACTGCAGTTTATCCGCCGGCTTCGCAAGGGGCGGTTTGACCTTGCGGTGATACTTGACGACAGTGCGGACATGGTGCTGCACGCATGGCTTGGAGGCATTCCGTTGCGAGTGGGGGTCAGACGCAAAAGCAGGTTCCAGCGGCTGTATACGGCTTGCGTACCTCACCATCCTTCGCGCCACGAAACACTGGAGCACTTCCGCGATGTGGTGAAGCTGCTCGGTTGTGACACCTCCGATTACCGTCCCCTCCTTTATCCTTCCTCAGAGGACGTGCAAACCGCCGGGCGCGAGCTCCGTCAGGCGGGGTGGAACGGTGAAACGCCTCTCGTGGGTATTCATCCGGGCGCGAGCCGCGAACACCGGCAGTGGTTTGCCGACCGTTTTGCCCAGGTGTGTGACATGCTGGCTGAAAGGGGTGTGCAGTGCGTCGTGATTGGAGGCAAGCGAGACTTACCTTTAGCCCAGCAGATACTCACGAACTGCCGCACCCATCCCCTGATGTTGACTGGTCGATTGACGATACTGCAGACCGCTGCACTGATGCCCTTGCTCCGTCTGTTAATTACCGCTGATAGTGGCCCCATGCACATCGCGGCAGCGATGGGCACGAAGGTAGTTGCCCTCTATGGAGTCAGTGACCCTGTGTACACCGGTGCCTTCGGCGAGGGACACGTTATCATCCGCCATAACGAGCCATGCGTCGGATGCACTGCCGAACGGTGCGTGCACGACAGGGAGTGCATGAAGAGAATCCGTGCGGAGGAGGTGCTGGAGGCTACGGCTGGCATCCTTCAACTCTCGCTCTGAGCATTCTGCCCGGCGGACAACAGTACCCAGTGCCGGATAATCCACAGGATGGTCGCACATGTGACCGCCGTATCCGCCACGTTAAACACCGGGAACACGCGGAAGTCAATAAAATCTACGACATGTCCCAGCCGTATCCTGTCCAGCACGTTCCCCAGCGCGCCGCCCACCAAAAGGCTGGCGATGGCGGTTGTCCATGCGCAGGCATCGCGCAGGCGCAGGTAGTATATCAGCACGGCTACCACCAGCACCAGCGAGATCCACAAAAAGGCGCGCCCATACTGCGGAAACAGCCCGAACGCAATGCCCGAGTTGAACGAAAGTGTGAACTGCAACACGCCCGGCACAACCGGCACCGATTGGCCGGGCGCAAGGTTCCATTGTATCCACCACTTGCTGACCTGATCCAGGGTGATAACCAGCAGAGTGGCTGCGAAGAACCATATCTTCATGCGATGGCTCTCACCGCAGTGGCACAGCGCGCGCACAGGTCGGGATACTCTGCGTCCACACCGATATCGGTGCGAATCTGCCAGCAGCGCGGACACTTCTCGCCCTCCGCTTTGTGTACCGTCACTAACACCTCTTCTTCGTCCCATTGCTCTACCTCTACCGACGATACCATGTACAGCGTCGGCAGGTCGACAAAGAAGGGTTTGAGTGCGCTCCAGGTCTCGTCGTCCAGCTTGATGTGCAGAGCGGCCTCCTGCGAGCGGCGAATCATCTCCGACTGCCGCGCCTGTTCGATCGCCTTGTTCACCGTT
Encoded here:
- a CDS encoding glycosyltransferase family 9 protein; protein product: MRKSWQGRAAVDCQPSRVFVFMREHIGDVVNSTAALYCLRRRFAEAYLCVEVGERAAEVLRNFPGIDELWLRPTHQGLWGKLQFIRRLRKGRFDLAVILDDSADMVLHAWLGGIPLRVGVRRKSRFQRLYTACVPHHPSRHETLEHFRDVVKLLGCDTSDYRPLLYPSSEDVQTAGRELRQAGWNGETPLVGIHPGASREHRQWFADRFAQVCDMLAERGVQCVVIGGKRDLPLAQQILTNCRTHPLMLTGRLTILQTAALMPLLRLLITADSGPMHIAAAMGTKVVALYGVSDPVYTGAFGEGHVIIRHNEPCVGCTAERCVHDRECMKRIRAEEVLEATAGILQLSL
- the lspA gene encoding signal peptidase II — translated: MKIWFFAATLLVITLDQVSKWWIQWNLAPGQSVPVVPGVLQFTLSFNSGIAFGLFPQYGRAFLWISLVLVVAVLIYYLRLRDACAWTTAIASLLVGGALGNVLDRIRLGHVVDFIDFRVFPVFNVADTAVTCATILWIIRHWVLLSAGQNAQSES